Proteins encoded within one genomic window of Pongo pygmaeus isolate AG05252 chromosome 6, NHGRI_mPonPyg2-v2.0_pri, whole genome shotgun sequence:
- the UFSP1 gene encoding inactive Ufm1-specific protease 1, with product MGDKPPGFRGSRDWIGCVEASLCLAHFGGPQGRLCHIPRGAGLHGELERLYSHFAGGGGPVMVGGDADARSKALLGVCVGSGTEAYVLVLDPHYWGTPKSPSELQAAGWVGWQEVSAAFDPNSFYNLCLTSLSSQQQQHTLD from the coding sequence ATGGGCGACAAGCCCCCCGGCTTCCGGGGCTCCCGGGACTGGATCGGCTGCGTGGAGGCCAGCCTCTGCCTCGCTCACTTCGGAGGGCCCCAGGGACGCCTCTGCCACATACCCCGGGGAGCGGGGCTGCACGGGGAGCTGGAGAGGCTTTACTCCCACTTCGCAGGGGGCGGAGGCCCAGTCATGGTTGGGGGGGACGCAGATGCCAGGTCCAAGGCCTTGCTGGGAGTCTGCGTCGGGTCAGGCACGGAAGCCTATGTCCTGGTATTGGATCCTCACTACTGGGGCACTCCAAAAAGCCCCAGTGAACTACAGGCTGCTGGGTGGGTGGGCTGGCAAGAGGTGAGTGCAGCCTTTGACCCCAACTCCTTCTACAACCTGTGCTTGACCAGCCTTAGCTCCCAACAGCAGCAGCACACCTTGGACTGA